A window of the Brachybacterium sacelli genome harbors these coding sequences:
- the rplM gene encoding 50S ribosomal protein L13 has product MRTFTPKPDDVERSWYVIDATDVVLGRLASQAAQLLRGKHKPVFAPHVDAGDFVIIINADKVALTGNKRETKLAYRHSGYPGGLRGIPYSELLEKRPERAVEKAIRGMLPKNKLADQQIKKLKIYSGSEHPHSAQQPVPFTIDQVAQ; this is encoded by the coding sequence GTGCGTACGTTCACCCCGAAGCCCGACGATGTCGAGCGTTCCTGGTACGTCATCGACGCAACGGATGTCGTCCTCGGCCGGCTCGCTTCCCAGGCTGCTCAGCTCCTCCGGGGAAAGCACAAGCCGGTCTTCGCACCCCACGTGGATGCAGGCGACTTCGTGATCATCATCAACGCTGACAAGGTCGCGCTGACCGGCAACAAGCGGGAGACCAAGCTGGCCTACCGCCACTCCGGCTACCCGGGCGGCCTCCGCGGCATCCCCTACTCCGAGCTGCTCGAGAAGCGCCCGGAGCGTGCGGTGGAGAAGGCCATCCGTGGCATGCTCCCCAAGAACAAGCTTGCTGATCAGCAGATCAAGAAGCTGAAGATCTACTCGGGCTCCGAGCACCCGCATTCCGCTCAGCAGCCCGTCCCCTTCACCATCGATCAGGTGGCGCAGTAA
- a CDS encoding phosphoribosylaminoimidazolesuccinocarboxamide synthase — MSATTSTPLIEAPQLPGWDHAVTGKVRELYVPTGVDPAAATEVLVVATDRISAYDHSLQPGIPDKGRVLTAISRFWFEQLADLVPHHVLSATEVPDAVAGRALRCRGLDMVPLECVARGYLTGSGLADYRAGGSVGGHVLPSGLVDASRLDPAIFTPSTKAEAGEHDENISVAQARDLLGPELADELERLTLAVYERARNLAAERGILLADTKLEFGRSRADGTLMLGDEVLTPDSSRFWSADTYVEGRTQPSLDKQFVRDWLTSRASGWHKGTATPPPALPSEVVEQTRARYVEAYERLTGQQF, encoded by the coding sequence ATGAGCGCCACCACCTCCACGCCCCTGATCGAGGCCCCGCAGCTGCCGGGCTGGGACCATGCCGTCACCGGCAAGGTGCGCGAACTGTACGTGCCCACGGGTGTCGACCCCGCCGCGGCCACCGAGGTGCTGGTGGTCGCGACCGACCGCATCAGCGCCTACGACCACTCGCTGCAGCCGGGCATCCCCGACAAGGGCCGGGTGCTCACCGCGATCAGCCGTTTCTGGTTCGAGCAGCTGGCCGACCTCGTCCCCCACCACGTGCTCTCCGCGACCGAGGTGCCCGACGCCGTCGCCGGCCGGGCACTGCGCTGCCGGGGGCTGGACATGGTGCCGCTGGAGTGCGTGGCCCGCGGCTACCTCACCGGCTCGGGCCTGGCCGACTACCGCGCAGGAGGGTCCGTCGGAGGGCACGTGCTGCCCAGCGGTCTGGTCGACGCGTCCCGGCTCGATCCTGCGATCTTCACCCCGTCGACCAAGGCGGAGGCCGGGGAGCACGACGAGAACATCTCCGTCGCCCAGGCCCGGGACCTGCTGGGCCCGGAGCTCGCCGACGAGCTCGAGCGCCTCACCCTCGCGGTCTACGAACGAGCCCGGAACCTCGCCGCCGAACGGGGGATCCTGCTGGCCGACACCAAGCTCGAGTTCGGCCGCTCCCGCGCGGACGGGACCCTGATGCTCGGCGACGAGGTCCTCACCCCGGACTCGAGCCGCTTCTGGTCCGCCGACACCTACGTCGAGGGCCGCACCCAGCCGAGCCTGGACAAGCAGTTCGTGCGGGACTGGCTGACGTCCCGGGCCTCCGGGTGGCACAAAGGCACGGCCACCCCGCCCCCGGCCCTGCCCTCCGAGGTCGTCGAACAGACCCGCGCCCGCTACGTCGAGGCCTACGAACGGCTCACCGGCCAGCAGTTCTGA
- the glmM gene encoding phosphoglucosamine mutase, producing MARLFGTDGVRGRANGDITAELAVELSVGAAHVLGTLGAFGGTRPRAIVARDPRPSGDFLSAAVCAGLASAGVDVLDAEVLPTPGLAHLVQSTSADLGVMISASHNPAPDNGIKFFARGGTKLPDEVEDAIEARLGEKWDRPEGTEVGSITRYEGAVDAYVEHLVATLNRSLEGITVVADCANGAACETGPQALRRAGATVHVIGDRSDGGLINDGIGSTHLGPLQEAVRVHGADVGVAFDGDADRCLAVDADGEIIDGDQIMGILAVDLKEKGRLHDDTLVVTVMSNLGLKLAMREHGILLGQTGVGDRYVLEEMNLGGYSIGGEQSGHVIIAEHATTGDGELTALHLIQRMAETGRAARELADVMTRMPQALINVKGVDKARATIDRGVLDAVAEAERELGETGRVLLRPSGTEPVVRVMVEAPSDEVATTVADRLATIVRDRVGL from the coding sequence GTGGCACGACTGTTCGGAACCGACGGAGTGCGCGGACGCGCCAACGGTGACATCACCGCGGAGCTCGCGGTCGAACTCTCCGTCGGAGCGGCCCACGTCCTGGGCACCCTGGGCGCCTTCGGGGGCACCCGGCCGCGCGCCATCGTCGCCCGTGACCCCCGCCCTTCGGGAGACTTCCTCTCCGCCGCCGTGTGCGCGGGGCTCGCCTCCGCCGGTGTCGACGTGCTCGACGCCGAGGTGCTGCCCACTCCGGGACTGGCCCACCTCGTCCAGTCCACCAGCGCCGACCTCGGGGTGATGATCTCCGCCTCCCACAATCCCGCGCCCGACAACGGGATCAAGTTCTTCGCCCGCGGCGGCACGAAGCTCCCCGACGAGGTCGAGGACGCGATCGAGGCCCGGCTCGGCGAGAAGTGGGACCGTCCCGAGGGCACCGAGGTCGGCTCCATCACCCGGTACGAGGGGGCCGTCGATGCCTACGTGGAGCATCTGGTCGCCACCTTGAACCGCTCCCTCGAGGGGATCACCGTCGTCGCCGACTGCGCGAACGGCGCGGCCTGCGAGACCGGCCCCCAGGCGCTGCGGCGCGCCGGGGCGACCGTCCATGTGATCGGCGACCGCAGCGACGGGGGCCTGATCAACGACGGCATCGGCTCCACCCATCTCGGCCCTCTGCAGGAGGCGGTGCGCGTCCACGGCGCCGACGTCGGTGTCGCCTTCGACGGCGATGCGGATCGCTGCCTCGCGGTCGACGCGGACGGCGAGATCATCGACGGCGACCAGATCATGGGCATCCTCGCCGTCGACCTCAAGGAGAAGGGGCGACTGCACGACGACACCCTCGTGGTCACCGTGATGAGCAACCTCGGCCTCAAGCTCGCCATGCGCGAGCACGGGATCCTGCTGGGTCAGACCGGTGTCGGCGACCGCTACGTGCTCGAGGAGATGAACCTCGGCGGCTACTCCATCGGCGGCGAGCAGTCCGGGCACGTGATCATCGCGGAGCACGCCACCACCGGCGACGGAGAGCTGACGGCGCTGCACCTGATCCAGCGCATGGCCGAGACCGGCCGTGCCGCCCGCGAGCTGGCCGACGTCATGACCCGCATGCCCCAGGCGCTGATCAACGTCAAAGGCGTCGACAAGGCCCGCGCCACCATCGACCGCGGCGTGCTCGACGCCGTCGCCGAGGCGGAGCGGGAGCTGGGGGAGACCGGACGGGTGCTGCTGCGCCCCTCCGGCACCGAGCCCGTCGTCCGGGTCATGGTCGAGGCGCCCTCCGACGAGGTCGCCACCACGGTCGCCGACCGCCTCGCCACCATCGTCCGCGACCGCGTCGGCCTCTGA
- the rpsI gene encoding 30S ribosomal protein S9 produces MTETTPDTTEALEAVTEETDENFPSNFTTESTGEAAVGAGQSATAPGYGTGRRKQAVARVRLIPGSGQWTINDRSLEDYFPNKLHQQEVNDPFTVLDLQGRFDVVVRLTGGGPSGQAGAVRLGVARALNEIDRDNNRPTLKKAGFLKRDARIIERKKAGLKKARKAPQYSKR; encoded by the coding sequence GTGACTGAGACCACCCCCGATACCACCGAGGCCCTCGAAGCCGTGACCGAAGAGACGGACGAGAACTTCCCGTCGAACTTCACCACCGAGTCCACCGGCGAGGCCGCCGTCGGCGCCGGTCAGTCCGCGACCGCGCCGGGCTACGGCACCGGTCGTCGCAAGCAGGCCGTGGCCCGCGTGCGTCTGATCCCCGGCTCCGGCCAGTGGACCATCAACGACCGCAGCCTCGAGGACTACTTCCCGAACAAGCTGCACCAGCAGGAGGTCAACGACCCGTTCACGGTCCTCGACCTCCAGGGCCGTTTCGACGTCGTCGTCCGCCTCACCGGCGGTGGCCCGTCCGGTCAGGCCGGTGCCGTGCGCCTCGGCGTCGCCCGTGCCCTCAACGAGATCGATCGGGACAACAACCGCCCGACGCTCAAGAAGGCCGGCTTCCTCAAGCGCGACGCGCGCATCATCGAGCGCAAGAAGGCCGGACTGAAGAAGGCCCGGAAGGCGCCGCAGTACTCCAAGCGCTGA
- a CDS encoding DEAD/DEAH box helicase → MPDAVLLPRLLPSAISHHVGDRSAGRGLARARGGRVEDLAWDAEASTVAAAVTDEDGTVHHPRAVLVEYEEDAVSRRFLPSAPGGLWRPSASWCSCAAEGSCEHVAALLYRLNDLGTRAEASDPPAEWRSVLRPLLGTSGPRGAARPLAIGVDLEAGPAGTGASRNRRETAVPADLGTDADLWLGLRPLTRGRTGSWIKGDLSWRSFEGRLSAREYDAVQTEALSRIFASASAERSYSSGAIDHLWLNTITSPLLWQSLAHARDAGVELLPGAGLTSIALLDEADVGLDLRLDETAQDLQVIPRLTLAGEPAQQARLLGSAGVLDVAPHGEDALAARIAPLASPVPRALRTLLQRRRPLQVPAADRVAFLEVAYPQLRALTSVTSSDDSVEIPAARRPSLRLSASYASGDRLTLRWSWHYHDPDRLLPIDRRQGARRDPVHEDEVIAEAMTLWPGAGSPDPELLSGPDTARFTEHVLDALEALDHVETEVVGTRHAYRELDGDPRVRITQQATPGKHDWFDLGFQITIEGREIPFPTLFVALARGRSRLLLPDKTYFSLDHPAFDTLRELIREGEALAEWEPEQQRLSRFQVDMWNDLEEMAEEATASAAWDRSVGRVQAAQDVAPPALPRTLDADLRPYQSEGFTWLATLFAHGLGGVLADDMGLGKTLQALALIAHAREGAGPEAPPFLVVAPASVLPVWRHEAERFTPGLDVRVLDRTSASHGVDLDARIAGADLVVTSYTVLRIDDERFAAQTFQGFVLDEAQFVKNRRARTHRAAKSIRADFRLAITGTPMENSLDDLWAILDLVTPGLLGGANGFRQRYTLPIETGEHPGRMELLRRRVRPFLLRRTKELVASELPEKHEQVLTVTLGQEHRAVYDSVLQRERKKVLGIIESDLDRQRFIVFRSLTLLRMMALDPRLVDAEAYGEVPSSKLEALFDRLAEVIGDGHRVLLFSQFTSYLDRVAGELEVRGIRYAHLDGSTRDRDAAVAGFRQGDAPVFLISLKAGGFGLTLTEADYVFLLDPWWNPAAENQAVDRAHRIGQDRQVMVYRMVAEDTIEEKVLALQQRKAELFDAFTDGGEAFRSAMTADDIRELLS, encoded by the coding sequence ATGCCTGACGCCGTCCTCCTCCCTCGCCTGCTGCCGTCGGCCATCAGCCACCATGTCGGCGATCGGTCCGCGGGCCGCGGGCTCGCACGGGCCCGGGGCGGACGTGTCGAGGACCTCGCCTGGGACGCGGAGGCCTCGACGGTCGCCGCCGCCGTCACCGACGAGGACGGCACCGTCCACCACCCTCGCGCGGTGCTCGTCGAGTACGAGGAGGACGCCGTCTCGCGGCGGTTCCTGCCGTCGGCCCCCGGCGGGCTGTGGCGGCCGAGCGCCTCCTGGTGCAGCTGCGCCGCCGAGGGCAGCTGCGAGCACGTCGCAGCGCTCCTGTACCGCCTGAACGACCTGGGCACCCGGGCCGAGGCCTCGGATCCGCCCGCCGAATGGCGCAGCGTGCTGCGTCCCCTGCTGGGCACCTCGGGCCCTCGCGGCGCGGCCCGCCCCCTGGCCATCGGCGTGGACCTCGAGGCCGGTCCCGCCGGCACGGGCGCGTCCCGGAACCGGCGGGAGACCGCCGTCCCGGCGGATCTGGGGACCGACGCCGACCTGTGGCTGGGACTGCGACCGCTGACCCGCGGGCGTACGGGCTCGTGGATCAAGGGGGACCTCTCCTGGCGCAGCTTCGAGGGTCGTCTGTCGGCACGGGAGTACGACGCGGTCCAGACCGAGGCCCTCTCGCGGATCTTCGCCTCCGCCTCCGCGGAGCGCTCCTACTCCAGCGGGGCGATCGACCACCTCTGGCTGAACACGATCACCTCCCCGCTGCTGTGGCAGTCGCTGGCCCATGCCCGTGATGCCGGGGTCGAGCTCCTCCCGGGAGCGGGCCTGACCTCGATCGCTCTGTTGGACGAGGCCGACGTCGGCTTGGACCTGCGCCTCGATGAGACGGCGCAGGACCTGCAGGTGATCCCCCGCCTCACTCTCGCCGGCGAGCCCGCCCAGCAGGCCCGGCTGCTGGGCTCGGCCGGGGTGCTCGACGTCGCCCCGCACGGCGAGGACGCCCTCGCTGCCCGCATCGCGCCGCTGGCCTCCCCGGTCCCCCGGGCGCTGCGCACGCTGCTCCAGCGCCGCCGACCGTTGCAGGTCCCGGCCGCGGATCGCGTGGCCTTCCTCGAGGTCGCCTACCCCCAGCTGCGCGCCCTCACCAGCGTCACCAGTTCCGACGACAGCGTCGAGATCCCTGCCGCCCGGCGCCCCAGCCTGCGACTGAGCGCCTCCTACGCCTCCGGTGACCGCCTCACGCTGCGCTGGTCCTGGCATTACCACGACCCCGATCGCCTGCTGCCGATCGACCGGCGCCAGGGCGCGCGGCGCGACCCCGTGCACGAGGACGAGGTGATCGCCGAGGCCATGACGCTGTGGCCGGGGGCCGGCTCCCCGGACCCGGAACTGCTCAGCGGCCCCGACACCGCCCGCTTCACCGAGCACGTGCTCGATGCGCTCGAGGCGCTGGACCACGTGGAGACCGAGGTGGTGGGCACCCGCCACGCCTACCGCGAGCTCGACGGGGACCCCCGGGTCCGGATCACCCAGCAGGCGACCCCGGGCAAGCACGACTGGTTCGACCTCGGCTTCCAGATCACCATCGAGGGTCGGGAGATCCCGTTCCCGACCCTCTTCGTCGCTCTCGCCCGCGGGCGCAGCAGGCTGCTGCTGCCGGACAAGACCTACTTCTCCCTCGACCATCCGGCCTTCGACACCCTGCGCGAACTGATCCGTGAGGGCGAGGCGCTCGCAGAATGGGAGCCCGAGCAGCAGCGCCTCAGCCGCTTCCAGGTGGACATGTGGAACGACCTCGAGGAGATGGCCGAGGAGGCCACCGCGAGCGCCGCCTGGGACCGGTCCGTCGGCCGCGTGCAGGCCGCGCAGGACGTCGCACCGCCGGCGCTGCCCCGCACCCTGGACGCCGACCTCCGCCCTTACCAGAGCGAGGGTTTCACCTGGCTCGCCACTTTGTTCGCGCACGGGCTCGGCGGCGTGCTGGCCGACGACATGGGCCTGGGCAAGACCCTCCAGGCACTCGCGCTGATCGCTCATGCCCGTGAGGGTGCCGGGCCCGAGGCGCCCCCGTTCCTGGTGGTCGCCCCCGCCTCGGTGCTGCCGGTGTGGCGGCACGAGGCCGAACGCTTCACCCCGGGCCTGGACGTGCGGGTGCTGGACCGCACCTCCGCCTCCCACGGCGTGGACCTGGACGCCCGGATCGCGGGCGCCGACCTGGTCGTGACCAGCTATACGGTGCTTCGCATCGACGACGAGCGCTTCGCCGCGCAGACCTTCCAGGGTTTCGTGCTCGACGAGGCGCAGTTCGTGAAGAACCGCCGTGCACGCACGCACCGCGCGGCCAAGAGCATCCGCGCCGACTTCCGCCTGGCGATCACGGGCACGCCGATGGAGAACTCGCTCGATGACCTGTGGGCGATCCTGGACCTGGTCACCCCGGGGCTGCTGGGCGGCGCGAACGGATTCCGCCAGCGGTACACACTGCCGATCGAGACCGGGGAGCATCCCGGCCGGATGGAGCTGCTGCGCCGACGGGTGCGACCGTTCCTGCTGCGGCGCACCAAGGAGCTGGTGGCCTCCGAGCTGCCCGAGAAACACGAGCAGGTGCTGACGGTGACCCTCGGCCAGGAGCACCGCGCCGTCTACGACTCGGTGCTGCAGCGCGAGCGCAAGAAGGTCCTGGGCATCATCGAATCCGACCTCGACCGGCAGCGGTTCATCGTCTTCCGGTCGCTGACGCTGCTGCGGATGATGGCGCTCGACCCTCGCCTGGTCGATGCCGAGGCGTACGGCGAGGTGCCCAGCTCGAAGCTGGAGGCCCTGTTCGACCGACTCGCGGAGGTCATCGGCGATGGGCATCGGGTGCTGCTGTTCAGCCAGTTCACCTCCTATCTCGACCGGGTCGCGGGCGAGCTCGAGGTGCGCGGCATCCGCTACGCGCACCTGGACGGTTCCACCCGCGACCGCGACGCCGCGGTAGCCGGGTTCCGGCAGGGCGACGCCCCGGTCTTCCTCATCTCGCTCAAGGCGGGCGGATTCGGGCTGACGCTGACCGAGGCCGACTACGTGTTCCTCCTGGACCCGTGGTGGAACCCGGCGGCGGAGAACCAGGCCGTGGACCGTGCCCACCGCATCGGCCAGGACCGCCAGGTCATGGTGTACCGCATGGTCGCCGAGGACACGATCGAGGAGAAGGTGCTCGCGCTCCAGCAGCGCAAGGCGGAATTGTTCGACGCCTTCACCGACGGTGGGGAAGCCTTCCGCTCCGCGATGACCGCCGACGACATCCGGGAGCTGCTGAGCTGA
- a CDS encoding CoA transferase, giving the protein MEHLAWSAVTAVRDAAAELAAARGLDLTIDTTAELVAASFAALENLRMDGHAPTAWGELSGFVAARDGWVRLHGNYPHHATILREVLGADRASLERAVSHRDAAEVEHAIAHAGGIAVAVRTREEWEAHPHARATAEAPWSEVVVRGERPALGHVGAVRVAGEEAAGGRDRAPRSPLRGVRVLDLTRVIAGPTGSQLLACLGADVLRLDPPHRPEILDQHRSTGMGKRSAVVDLRREAERVRTLAAGADVILDGYRPGALAGLGLGTADLEELAPQAILVSLSAWGETGPWGSRAGFDSIVQAATGIADCCGTSDHPGALPVQALDHTTGHLLAAHVLEALARRQAATIHMNLLGAARTLLAAPPAPATPPTPLEVPRVRFDEVDGSLDLVPPPLLIDGRTVERPVGRYGAARPEWIR; this is encoded by the coding sequence GTGGAGCACCTGGCCTGGTCCGCGGTGACGGCGGTGCGCGATGCCGCCGCGGAGCTGGCCGCCGCGCGGGGCCTCGATCTCACGATCGACACCACTGCCGAGCTGGTCGCCGCCTCCTTCGCCGCCCTCGAGAACCTCCGGATGGACGGCCACGCCCCCACCGCCTGGGGCGAGCTGTCCGGCTTCGTCGCCGCCCGGGACGGCTGGGTGCGCCTGCACGGCAATTATCCCCACCACGCCACGATCCTCCGCGAGGTCCTCGGCGCGGACCGTGCCTCCCTGGAGCGGGCGGTGTCCCACCGCGACGCGGCGGAGGTCGAGCACGCCATCGCCCACGCCGGCGGCATCGCGGTGGCCGTGCGCACCCGCGAGGAATGGGAGGCACATCCGCACGCCCGCGCCACGGCCGAGGCGCCCTGGTCCGAGGTCGTGGTCCGCGGTGAGCGCCCAGCCCTCGGACACGTGGGCGCCGTGCGCGTCGCGGGCGAGGAGGCCGCCGGGGGACGCGATCGAGCCCCGCGCAGTCCGCTCCGCGGGGTCCGGGTGCTGGACCTGACCCGGGTGATCGCCGGACCTACCGGCTCCCAGCTGCTCGCCTGCCTCGGCGCCGACGTGCTGCGCCTGGATCCACCGCACCGGCCGGAGATCCTCGACCAGCATCGCTCCACCGGCATGGGCAAGCGCTCCGCCGTGGTGGACCTGCGCCGCGAGGCCGAGCGGGTGCGCACCCTCGCTGCGGGCGCCGACGTGATCCTCGACGGCTACCGGCCCGGTGCTCTCGCCGGGTTGGGCCTCGGCACCGCGGACCTCGAGGAGCTCGCCCCGCAGGCGATCCTCGTCTCGCTGTCGGCCTGGGGCGAGACCGGTCCGTGGGGAAGCCGCGCCGGATTCGACTCGATCGTCCAGGCGGCCACCGGCATCGCCGACTGCTGCGGAACCTCCGACCACCCCGGCGCGCTCCCGGTGCAGGCCCTCGACCACACCACCGGTCACCTGCTTGCCGCGCACGTGCTCGAGGCGCTCGCCCGTCGCCAGGCCGCCACGATCCACATGAACCTGCTCGGCGCCGCCCGCACACTGCTCGCCGCGCCGCCGGCGCCCGCGACGCCGCCGACCCCTCTCGAGGTGCCGCGGGTCCGGTTCGACGAGGTCGACGGGTCGCTGGACCTGGTGCCCCCGCCCCTGCTGATCGACGGACGTACCGTGGAGCGGCCGGTGGGCAGATACGGTGCGGCGCGGCCGGAGTGGATCCGCTGA
- the purD gene encoding phosphoribosylamine--glycine ligase: MKILVIGSGGREHAIIRRLAADRPAPELHAAPGNPGIAELATCHDVAVGDLDAQVSLARRLAPDLVVIGPEAPLVAGSADRLREAGFTVFGPSAAAARLEGSKSWAKEIMATAGVPTAASVTVTTLEELDAGLDRVNPLGDVPFVVKADGLAAGKGVVVTPERDGAIAHAQAVLAAGGSVVLEEFLDGPEVSLFCVSDGNRVLPLAPAQDFKRALDDDEGPNTGGMGAYSPLPWAPEDLVDEVIRTVARPTIDELAAREIPFVGVLYCGLALTSRGVRVVEFNARFGDPETQVVLERLASPFAPLLLAAAGGDLGDAPAPSWHESAAVTVVVACAGYPAETRTGDVITGLEATEGPATHVIHAGTARDEDGALRSAGGRVLSVVGTGEDLEAARALALAGAEAISLEGSHHRHDIARTAAQDAQAAQAAHPAPTPEDGSPA; the protein is encoded by the coding sequence GTGAAGATCCTCGTCATCGGCTCCGGAGGCCGCGAGCACGCGATCATCCGTCGCCTCGCCGCCGACCGCCCCGCCCCCGAGCTCCATGCCGCTCCCGGCAACCCCGGGATCGCCGAGCTCGCCACCTGCCACGACGTCGCCGTCGGTGACCTCGACGCCCAGGTCTCGCTCGCCCGGCGCCTGGCTCCCGATCTGGTGGTGATCGGCCCGGAGGCACCGCTGGTCGCGGGCAGCGCGGACCGTCTGCGCGAGGCTGGATTCACGGTGTTCGGCCCGTCGGCCGCCGCCGCCCGGCTCGAAGGCTCCAAGTCGTGGGCGAAGGAGATCATGGCCACCGCGGGCGTACCCACCGCCGCCTCCGTGACCGTCACCACGCTCGAGGAGCTCGACGCCGGCCTGGACCGCGTGAACCCGCTCGGCGACGTGCCCTTCGTCGTGAAGGCCGACGGGCTCGCCGCGGGCAAGGGCGTCGTGGTCACGCCCGAGCGCGACGGGGCGATCGCCCACGCCCAGGCCGTCCTGGCCGCCGGCGGCTCCGTGGTCCTCGAGGAGTTCCTCGACGGTCCCGAGGTGTCCCTGTTCTGCGTCAGCGACGGCAACCGTGTGCTGCCCCTGGCCCCCGCCCAGGACTTCAAGCGGGCCCTGGACGACGACGAGGGCCCCAACACCGGCGGCATGGGCGCCTACTCGCCGCTGCCTTGGGCGCCCGAGGACCTCGTCGACGAGGTGATCCGGACCGTCGCCCGTCCCACGATCGACGAGCTGGCCGCCCGCGAGATCCCGTTCGTCGGCGTGCTGTACTGCGGCCTCGCCCTGACCTCCCGCGGGGTGCGGGTGGTGGAGTTCAACGCGCGCTTCGGCGACCCCGAGACGCAGGTGGTCCTCGAGCGTCTGGCCTCCCCGTTCGCCCCGCTGCTGCTCGCCGCCGCCGGGGGCGACCTCGGCGACGCCCCGGCTCCGAGCTGGCACGAGTCCGCTGCCGTGACCGTGGTCGTGGCCTGCGCCGGCTACCCGGCCGAGACCCGCACCGGTGACGTCATCACCGGTCTCGAGGCCACCGAGGGCCCCGCCACCCACGTGATCCACGCCGGCACCGCCCGCGACGAGGACGGCGCTCTTCGCAGCGCCGGCGGCCGGGTGCTCTCGGTGGTCGGCACCGGGGAGGACCTCGAGGCCGCTCGTGCCCTGGCCCTGGCAGGCGCCGAGGCCATCTCGCTCGAGGGCAGCCATCACCGCCACGACATCGCCCGCACCGCCGCGCAGGACGCACAGGCCGCCCAGGCAGCGCATCCGGCACCCACGCCCGAGGACGGATCCCCCGCATGA
- the truA gene encoding tRNA pseudouridine(38-40) synthase TruA, with amino-acid sequence MPAAFPDPARTATPVEWTVPRGAPGDERTAAVGAPTARLRLDLSYDGTDFRGWAAQPGRRTVQGEVEEALARICRVPLRVSVAGRTDAGVHARGQVCHLDVPHVVLDTLPGRSDRRPVDALVTRLAGVLPSDVVVHVAREVPDDFDARFGALWRRYRYRLSDGPAVHDPLRRDVLRHRRHLDVSAMARASTSLLGEHDFLSFCKPRDGATTIRTLRELRWERPDIGRADEGLVVATVVADAFCHHMVRSLVGALIAVGEGRRGEDWPAEVLAARTREAATRDGRGSAPICPPQGLTLDHVAYPPDEELAARAALARARRG; translated from the coding sequence ATGCCCGCCGCGTTCCCGGACCCTGCCCGCACCGCCACCCCGGTGGAGTGGACCGTGCCTCGAGGGGCCCCTGGCGATGAGCGGACCGCTGCAGTCGGGGCCCCGACTGCCCGGCTGCGCCTGGACCTGTCCTACGACGGCACCGACTTCCGCGGCTGGGCCGCCCAGCCCGGCCGGCGCACCGTGCAGGGTGAAGTGGAGGAGGCCCTGGCTCGCATCTGCCGGGTCCCGCTGCGCGTGAGCGTGGCCGGCCGCACCGATGCCGGGGTCCACGCCCGCGGGCAGGTCTGCCACCTCGATGTGCCGCACGTGGTGCTGGACACCCTGCCCGGACGCTCCGACCGCAGGCCGGTCGATGCCCTCGTCACCCGGCTCGCCGGAGTTCTGCCGTCCGACGTCGTCGTGCACGTGGCCCGAGAGGTCCCCGACGACTTCGACGCCCGGTTCGGCGCCCTGTGGCGCCGCTACCGCTACCGCCTCTCGGACGGGCCCGCGGTCCACGACCCGCTGCGTCGTGACGTGCTGCGCCACCGCCGCCACCTCGACGTGTCCGCGATGGCGCGCGCGAGCACCTCTCTGCTCGGCGAGCACGACTTCCTTTCCTTCTGCAAGCCCCGCGACGGGGCGACCACCATCCGCACCCTGCGCGAGCTGCGCTGGGAGCGTCCGGACATCGGCCGGGCGGACGAAGGCCTGGTCGTCGCCACCGTGGTCGCCGACGCCTTCTGCCACCACATGGTGCGTTCCCTGGTCGGCGCCCTGATCGCCGTGGGGGAGGGGCGACGGGGGGAGGACTGGCCCGCCGAGGTGCTCGCCGCCCGCACCCGCGAGGCCGCCACCCGGGACGGCCGCGGCTCGGCCCCCATCTGCCCGCCGCAGGGGCTGACCCTCGACCACGTCGCCTACCCGCCCGACGAGGAGCTCGCCGCCCGGGCCGCGCTGGCGCGGGCACGGCGGGGCTGA